From a single Piliocolobus tephrosceles isolate RC106 chromosome 21, ASM277652v3, whole genome shotgun sequence genomic region:
- the CEBPG gene encoding CCAAT/enhancer-binding protein gamma: protein MSKISQQNSTPGVNGISVIHTQAHASGLQQVPQLVPAGPGGGGKAVAPSKQSKKSSPMDRNSDEYRQRRERNNMAVKKSRLKSKQKAQDTLQRVNQLKEENERLEAKIKLLTKELSVLKDLFLEHAHNLADNVQSISTENTTADGDSAGQ from the coding sequence ATGAGCAAGATATCGCAGCAAAACAGCACTCCAGGGGTGAACGGAATTAGTGTTATCCATACCCAGGCACATGCCAGCGGCTTACAGCAGGTTCCTCAGCTGGTGCCTGCTGGCCCTGGGGGAGGAGGCAAAGCTGTGGCTCCCAGCAAGCAGAGCAAAAAGAGCTCGCCCATGGATCGAAACAGCGATGAGTATCGGCAACGCCGAGAGAGGAACAACATGGCTGTGAAAAAGAGCCGGTTGAAAAGCAAGCAGAAAGCACAAGACACACTGCAGAGAGTCAATCAGCTCAAAGAAGAGAATGAACGGTTGGAAGCAAAAATCAAATTGCTGACCAAGGAATTAAGTGTACTCAAAGATTTGTTTCTTGAGCACGCGCACAACCTTGCAGACAACGTACAGTCCATTAGCACTGAAAATACCACAGCAGATGGCGACAGTGCGGGACAGTAG